In the genome of Streptomyces fagopyri, the window AGTTCGACCGCACGCCGGCCTGCGGGGCCTTGGAGCGGATCGTGTCGAGCAGCTCCAGGAAGCGGTCGGTGTCGCCGAAGCGGCGCATCGAGCGCAGCACGTCGGGGGCGGAGTGCTGGAAGGACAGGTCGAAGTAGGGCGCGATGTTCGGCGTCGAGGTCAGGACGTCGATGAGGCCGGGGCGCATCTCGGCGGGCTGCAGATAGCTGACCCGCACCCGCTCGATGCCGTCGATCTCGGCCAGCTCGGGAAGCATCGTCTCCAGCAGACGGATGTCGCCGAGGTCCTTGCCGTACGAGGTGTTGTTCTCGGAGACCAGCATGACCTCCTTGACGCCCTGCTCGGCCAGCCAGCGGGTCTCGTTCAGTACGTCGCTGGGGCGCCGGGAGATGAAGGAGCCGCGGAAGGACGGGATGGCGCAGAAGGAGCATCGCCGGTCGCAGCCGGAGGCGAGCTTCACCGAGGCGACCGGCGAACCGTCCAGGCGGCGGCGCAGCGGCGCGCGGGGGCCGGAGACCGGGGCCACGCCCTCCGGCAGGTCCGAGGGGGCGCCGTGGCCGGGAAGGGCCACTTCCTCGCCGGCGCTCTGCCGCTCGGCCGGGCTGATCGGCAGCAGCTTGCGCCGGTCGCGCGGGGTGTGCGAGGCGTGGATCCCGCCGTTCAGGATGGTCTGGAGGCGGTCGGAGATGTCCGCGTAGTCGTCGAAGCCGAGCACGCCGTCGGCTTCGGGAAGGGCCTGGGCGAGCTCCTTGCCGTACCGCTCGGCCATGCAGCCCACCGCGACCACGGCCTGGGTTCTGCCCTGACCCTTGAGGTCATTGGCTTCGAGGAGGGCGTCGACGGAGTCCTTCTTGGCGGCCTCGACGAAGCCACAGGTGTTGACGACGGCGACGTCCGCGTCCTCGGCGTCCTCCACGAGTTGCCAGCCGTCCGCCTCCAAGCGGCCTGCGAGCTCCTCCGAGTCCACCTCGTTACGGGCGCAGCCAAGGGTGACGAGTGCGACGGTACGGCGTTCAGGCATGGGCTCAAGACTACTTTGTCTCACTGACAGCCCACGTCGACGGGGTTGGCCGATCTTGGCCAACCCCGTCCACGCCTGTACCTCGGGCCCGTTAACCGACGACGGGATCGCCCTTGGTGTAGGTCAGCCGCTCGACCTGCCCCGACTGGAACTGGTCGTCGATCTTCTTGCCGTTCACGTACAGCTGGATCGCGCCCGCGTCGCCGAGGACGAGGTCGATCTTCGACTTGTCCTGGAAGGTCTGCGACTCGCCCTGCTTGAGCAGGCCGTCGAAGAGCAGCCGGCCGTTGTGGTCCTTGGCGGAGATCCAGCTGCGCCCGTCGGGGGCACTGACCTGGACGGTCACCTTGTCCTGCGGGGCGGCCGCGATGGCGCTGTCGGAAGGCTCGGGCTTCGGGTCGGCGGGCTTGCTGATCTTGGGACTGGCCGAGACGGGCGACTTGCCGGTGGTGGGCGTGGAGCCCTCGGCGACATTCGACTTCGTGCCGTCGTCCGAGCTGCCCTTGATCGCGGTGAACCCGACGAAGCCGATCACGGCGACGATCGCCGCGACCATGGCCGCGGTCCAGTTCGGCCCGCGACGCTCCGGACGGATACGTTCCGCCTCGAAGAGCGGGGCGGCCGGGGTCGGTGCGGGACGCCCACCGTGTTCGGCGTCGTAGCGGGCCAGCAGAGGGACCGGGTCGAGCTGTACGGCGCGGGCCAGGGTCCGGATGTGACCGCGCGCGTAGACGTCACCGCCACAGGGGCTGAAGTCGTCCTGTTCGATCGCGTGCACGATGGCGATACGGACCCGGGTCGCGTTGCTGACGTCGTCGACGGTCAGTCCGGCCTCGATGCGGGCCTGCTGCAGAGCACGGCCGACCGAGGGACCTTCTTCATGGTGCTCTTCGAACGGGCGCTCGTCTTCGGGGATGTTGCCGTCAGGGGAGTTGTCGATGGACACGGGGGCGCCTTTCGAGCGTGTAGCCACCTGTGCTGGAGGTTCAGTTTAGGGGGGGTACAAAAGGGCGGGGCAACCGGGCGGTGGGTCTTTGTACGCCATCAGAATGGCCGGTCATCCTGATGTGGGGCATGTACCCGCCCCCTCGCTCAACTTGACGTACGCCGAAGGGAAACGGTTGCCCTTCGGCTCCTTACGGGTGAGTCACGTTCGAATATCAACATGTCGTGTACCCCCTGGTCCGGTGACCGATGCGTCCCGGTTTCCCGGGCCGCGGGCTCTACGCTCCGGCCTCCCCGCGCATCACTGCGAGGACGCCGTCGAGCTCGTCGCCCTTCACCAGGACGTCACGTGCCTTGGATCCCTCACTCGGCCCCACGATGCCGCGCGACTCCATGAGGTCCATCAGCCGTCCCGCCTTGGCGAAGCCGACCCGCAGCTTGCGCTGGAGCATCGAGGTGGACCCGAACTGCGACGTGACGACCAGCTCCGCCGCGGCGCACAGCAGGTCGAGGTCGTCACCGATGTCCTCGTCGATCTCCTTCTTCTGTTTGGTGCCGACCGTGACGTCGTCCCGGAAGACCGGCGCCATCTGGTCCTTGCAGTGCCGCACGATCGCGGCGACCTCGTCCTCGGTGACGAAGGCGCCCTGCATGCGGGTCGGTTTGTTGGCGCCCATCGGCAGGAACAGCCCGTCGCCCTTGCCGATCAGCTTCTCGGCGCCGGGCTGGTCCAGGATGACCCGCGAGTCGGCGAGGGAGGAGGTGGCGAACGCGAGCCTGGAGGGCACGTTCGCCTTGATCAGACCGGTGACCACGTCCACGGACGGCCGCTGGGTGGCGAGCACGAGGTGGATGCCGGCCGCGCGCGCGAGCTGGGTGATGCGCACGATGGAGTCCTCGACGTCCCGGGGCGCGACCATCATCAGGTCGGCCAGCTCGTCGACGATCACCAGCAGATACGGGTAGGTCTTCAGCTCCCGCTCGCTGCCCTCGGGGGTCTTCAGTTTGCCGTCGCGGATGGCCTGGTTGAAGTCGTCGATGTGCCGGTACCCGAACGCCGCGAGGTCGTCGTAACGCAGGTCCATCTCCCGCACGACCCACTGCAGCGCCTCGGCGGCCCGCTTCGGGTTGGTGATGATCGGCGTGATCAGGTGCGGGATGCCCTCGTACGCGGTCAACTCGACCCGCTTGGGGTCCACGAGGACCATCCTGACGTCCTCGGGGGTCGCGCGGACCATCACGGACGTGATCAGGCAGTTGATGCACGAGGACTTGCCGGAACCGGTGGCTCCGGCCACCAGGACGTGCGGCATCTTCGCCAGGTTGGCCATGACATAGCCGCCCTCGACGTCCTTGCCGAGCGCGACCAGCATCGGATGGTCGTCCTCGGCAGCGTCCGCGAGGCGCAGCACGTCGCCGAGGTTGACCATCTCGCGGTCGGTGTTCGGGATCTCGATGCCGACCGCCGACTTGCCGGGGATCGGGCTGATGATCCGGACGTCGGGGCTGGCGACGGCGTACGCGATGTTCTTGGTGAGCGCGGTGATCCGCTCGACCTTCACGGCCGGACCGAGTTCCACCTCGTAGCGGGTGACCGTCGGGCCGCGGGTGAAGCCGGTGACGGCCGCGTCGACCTTGAACTCCATGAACACGTTCTGGAGCGAGGCGACCACCGCGTCGTTGGCGGCGCTGCGGGTCTTGCCGGGGCCGCCGCGCTCCAGGAGGTCGAGCGAGGGCAGGGAGTACGTGATGTCGCCGGAGAGCTGGAGCTGCTCGGCGCGCGGGGGCAGGTCTCGCGGCGCGTCGGGCGCGGCCTTGGTGAGGTCGGGCACGACGGAGTCGACGGCCAGGGACTCCTGCCTGGGCCGCTTGGCTCCCGGGACGGCCTTGGCGCGGGCGGCGGGAACCGGGGTCGTCTCCTCGTACCCGTCGCGTTCCGCGGTGACGCCCTGTGTCAGGTCGGCGACCAGTGGAGAGGGCGGCATGCCGTGCATCACGGCACCGTCGAGCGCGGCGGCGGCCGCCGCGGCGACGTCCACGGCGTCCATCGGCCGGTTCGGGTCGTACTGCCGCGCGGCAGCCCGCCGGGGGCGGCCGCGGCGCTTGGTGAGCGCCTCTTCCTCGGCGCTCTCGGGGTCGTACTCGTCGGGGCCGCCCGGGCGTCTGCGGGAGCGCGCGGGGAGTGCCTCGCGCCACTGTTCGTCGTAGCGCTCGTCGTCGTCGCCGAGGAGCGCCTCGTCGGGGTCTCCCGGGACGAGGCCGAGCCGCTGTCCGAGCAGCCGAAGACGCTGCGGGATCGCGTTGACGGGCGTGGCCGTGACGACCAGCAGGCCGAAGACCGTGAGCAGGACCAGGAGCGGTACGGCGAGGACGTCGCCCATGGTGTAGGTGAGCGGGGTGGAGGCACCCCAGCCGATGAGGCCGCCGGCGTCCCTTATCGCCTGCATGCCGTCGCTGCGGGCGGGCGACCCGCAGGCGATGTGGACCTGTCCGAGCACGCCGATGACGAGCGCGGACAGCCCGATCACGATGCGCCCGTTGGCCTCGGGCCTCTCGGGGTGCCGGATGAAACGGACGGCGATGACGGCGAGGAGTATCGGGACGAGCAGGTCGAGCCGGCCGAAGGCACCGGTCACCAGCATCTCGACGAGGTCGCCGACGGGCCCGCGCAGATTCGACCACGTGCCCGCCGCGACGATCAGCGCGAGGGCGAGCAGCAGGAGCGCGAGACCGTCCTTGCGATGCGCCGGGTCGAGCCCCTTCGCGCCCCGCCCTATGCCACGGAACATCGCCCCGACGGCGTGCGCGAGGCCCAGCCACACGGCCCGTACGAGCCGGTACACACCCGCGGTCGGACTGGGCGCCGGCGCGGGTACGGGCTTCTTCGCCGCGGCCTTCTTGGCGGGCGCCTTCCTGGCGACCGCCTTTTTCGCGGGGGCCTTCCCCACCGCAGCCTTCGTCGGAGCGGCCGCCTTCTTCGCGGGCGGCTTCTTGGCTGCGGACTGACGTGAGGCCATGTGTGTGAGGTTACCGGTGGAGACGACAAGGGACACGTGTGCCCACAGCTTCACCCGATCGTGTCGCCCTTGCCGGGGCCCGGAACTGACGCCGGATCACCGCGCGCGGCTGCCCCGGAACGATCACGCCCGGGACGGCTGCTCCGCGGCCGGCTCATCGCTCGTCACCCTTCGCGGAACCGGAGTCCGGTCCGCGACACACCCGGCGCGGGACCGGAGGTCAGTTCTGCGAGGGAACCGACGGTGCCCCGCTGCCCGTGCCCGGCTCCAACGCGTCCAGAGCCCGGCGCAGTCCGGTGAGCTTGCGTTCGAGATGAGCGGCGGTCGCCACCGCCGCCGCGTCCGCCGAGTCGTCGTCGAGCTGCTTGGACAGTGCCTCGGCCTGTTCCTCAACGGCCGCGAGCCGCGCCGAGAGTTCGGCGAGGAGACCGGCCGGCTCCTTGGCCGTGCCGAGCGCCGCCTTGCCCCCGCCCTCCAGCTGGAGCCGCAGCAGCGCGGCCTGTTCACGCAGTTGGCAGTTCTTCATGTAGAGCTCGACGAAGACCGAGACCTTCGCGCGCAGCACCCACGGGTCGAACGGCTTCGAGATGTAGTCCACCGCACCCGCCGCGTACCCCCGGAAGGTGTGATGCGGACCGTGGTTGATCGCGGTGAGGAAGATGATCGGGATGTCCCGGGTCCGTTCTCGCCGCTTGATGTGCGCGGCGGTTTCGAAACCGTCCATACCCGGCATCTGCACGTCCAGCAGAATGACCGCGAAGTCGTCCGTGAGCAGTGCTTTGAGCGCTTCCTCCCCGGACGATGCCCGCACCAGTGTCTGATCGAGCGCGGAGAGAATCGCCTCCAGCGCCAGCAGATTCTCCGGCCGGTCATCGACCAGGAGGATCTTGGCCTTCTGCACCATGGCCCGCCCTCCTCGTCCCGGCAGTGCACCGGGCGCCGCCCCAGGGGACGGCTCCCTTGCGCCGTCCGTCCTTGTGCCGGTCATGGTAGCCGCACCCCGCCTGTCGCCACACCCTGTCACCGCGATGTCACTGTGCACCTATCAGAAACGTAGCGGGAGACCAGAA includes:
- the rimO gene encoding 30S ribosomal protein S12 methylthiotransferase RimO — encoded protein: MPERRTVALVTLGCARNEVDSEELAGRLEADGWQLVEDAEDADVAVVNTCGFVEAAKKDSVDALLEANDLKGQGRTQAVVAVGCMAERYGKELAQALPEADGVLGFDDYADISDRLQTILNGGIHASHTPRDRRKLLPISPAERQSAGEEVALPGHGAPSDLPEGVAPVSGPRAPLRRRLDGSPVASVKLASGCDRRCSFCAIPSFRGSFISRRPSDVLNETRWLAEQGVKEVMLVSENNTSYGKDLGDIRLLETMLPELAEIDGIERVRVSYLQPAEMRPGLIDVLTSTPNIAPYFDLSFQHSAPDVLRSMRRFGDTDRFLELLDTIRSKAPQAGVRSNFIVGFPGESEADLAELERFLTHARLDAIGVFGYSDEDGTEAATYDNKLDEDVVAERLARVSRLAEELVAQRAEERVGETVQVLVESLDDEDGAYGRAAHQAPETDGQVLFTSGEGLTVGLIVEAKVVGTEGVDLVAEPLLGSLPVTEEAGR
- a CDS encoding helix-turn-helix domain-containing protein, with product MSIDNSPDGNIPEDERPFEEHHEEGPSVGRALQQARIEAGLTVDDVSNATRVRIAIVHAIEQDDFSPCGGDVYARGHIRTLARAVQLDPVPLLARYDAEHGGRPAPTPAAPLFEAERIRPERRGPNWTAAMVAAIVAVIGFVGFTAIKGSSDDGTKSNVAEGSTPTTGKSPVSASPKISKPADPKPEPSDSAIAAAPQDKVTVQVSAPDGRSWISAKDHNGRLLFDGLLKQGESQTFQDKSKIDLVLGDAGAIQLYVNGKKIDDQFQSGQVERLTYTKGDPVVG
- a CDS encoding DNA translocase FtsK, with amino-acid sequence MASRQSAAKKPPAKKAAAPTKAAVGKAPAKKAVARKAPAKKAAAKKPVPAPAPSPTAGVYRLVRAVWLGLAHAVGAMFRGIGRGAKGLDPAHRKDGLALLLLALALIVAAGTWSNLRGPVGDLVEMLVTGAFGRLDLLVPILLAVIAVRFIRHPERPEANGRIVIGLSALVIGVLGQVHIACGSPARSDGMQAIRDAGGLIGWGASTPLTYTMGDVLAVPLLVLLTVFGLLVVTATPVNAIPQRLRLLGQRLGLVPGDPDEALLGDDDERYDEQWREALPARSRRRPGGPDEYDPESAEEEALTKRRGRPRRAAARQYDPNRPMDAVDVAAAAAAALDGAVMHGMPPSPLVADLTQGVTAERDGYEETTPVPAARAKAVPGAKRPRQESLAVDSVVPDLTKAAPDAPRDLPPRAEQLQLSGDITYSLPSLDLLERGGPGKTRSAANDAVVASLQNVFMEFKVDAAVTGFTRGPTVTRYEVELGPAVKVERITALTKNIAYAVASPDVRIISPIPGKSAVGIEIPNTDREMVNLGDVLRLADAAEDDHPMLVALGKDVEGGYVMANLAKMPHVLVAGATGSGKSSCINCLITSVMVRATPEDVRMVLVDPKRVELTAYEGIPHLITPIITNPKRAAEALQWVVREMDLRYDDLAAFGYRHIDDFNQAIRDGKLKTPEGSERELKTYPYLLVIVDELADLMMVAPRDVEDSIVRITQLARAAGIHLVLATQRPSVDVVTGLIKANVPSRLAFATSSLADSRVILDQPGAEKLIGKGDGLFLPMGANKPTRMQGAFVTEDEVAAIVRHCKDQMAPVFRDDVTVGTKQKKEIDEDIGDDLDLLCAAAELVVTSQFGSTSMLQRKLRVGFAKAGRLMDLMESRGIVGPSEGSKARDVLVKGDELDGVLAVMRGEAGA
- a CDS encoding response regulator, yielding MVQKAKILLVDDRPENLLALEAILSALDQTLVRASSGEEALKALLTDDFAVILLDVQMPGMDGFETAAHIKRRERTRDIPIIFLTAINHGPHHTFRGYAAGAVDYISKPFDPWVLRAKVSVFVELYMKNCQLREQAALLRLQLEGGGKAALGTAKEPAGLLAELSARLAAVEEQAEALSKQLDDDSADAAAVATAAHLERKLTGLRRALDALEPGTGSGAPSVPSQN